In Grus americana isolate bGruAme1 chromosome 4, bGruAme1.mat, whole genome shotgun sequence, one genomic interval encodes:
- the LOC129206452 gene encoding histone PARylation factor 1: MTGGGKRRPRGAAGPAGEQCEKNGDVKKRRSNQADIPDNLHQEAETSYRLRLPEDFYQFWKFCEELDPEKPSDALVSSVGLKLVGPYDILAGRHKKAKSTDLDFNLHWRFFYDPPEFQTILVGDSKTQYHMGYFRDVPDELPVWVGANEAKKGCVISQVGDNVFAAVKLFLSKKIKEVTDKKKNAILKDIDEKLTRTAKELGYSLEQKTLKMKQRDKKVVTKAFHGAGLVVPVDKNDVGYRELPETNANLKKICKAIVDAPTDDERLKAFAPIQEMLTFVQFANDECDYGMGYELGMDLFCYGSHYFHKTVGQLLPLAYTLLKRNLFADIIQSHLANRREEEVDQLAP; the protein is encoded by the exons tgtgaaaaaaatggagatgtCAAGAAAAGAAGGTCCAATCAGGCAGATATCCCTGATAATCTTCATCAAGAAGCAGAAACAAGCTATCGGCTTAGACTGCCTGAAGACTTCTATCAGTTTTGGAAGTTTTGTGAGGAATTAGATCCTGAGAAACCAAGTG atgcGCTTGTGTCAAGTGTTGGACTTAAGCTGGTTGGACCATATGATATTCTTGCTGGAagacacaaaaaagcaaaatcaacaGATCTGGACTTCAATCTTCATTGGCGATTCTTCTATGATCCCCCAGAATTCCAGACTATACTTGTTGGGGATAGCAAAACACAGTATCACATGGGATAtttcag GGATGTGCCAGATGAGCTTCCAGTGTGGGTTGGTGCAAATGAAGCCAAGAAGGGCTGTGTGATTTCACAAGTTGGTGATAATGTCTTTGCTGCAGTCAA gttatttttgtcaaaaaaaattaaggaagtgaccgataaaaagaaaaatgctattttgaaaGACATAGATGAAAAACTaacaagaacagcaaaagaacTGGGTTATTCTCTGgaacaaaaaaccctgaagatGAAACAGAGAGATAAGAAA GTGGTGACCAAAGCATTTCATGGAGCAGGCCTAGTTGTTCCTGTAGACAAAAATGATGTTGGATACAGAGAGCTTCCTGAAACAAATG ctaatcttaaaaaaatttgtAAGGCCATTGTTGATGCCCCTACTGATGATGAGAGACTGAAGGCCTTTGCACCAATTCAAGAAATGCTGACCTTTGTTCAGTTTGCTAATGATGAATGTGACTACGGAATGGGATATGAACTGGGCATGGACCTGTTTTGCTATGGATCACAT TACTTCCACAAGACGGTgggccagctgctgcctctggctTACACCCTGCTGAAGAGGAACCTCTTTGCCGACATCATCCAGTCGCACTTGGCCAACcggcgggaggaggaggtggaccAGCTGGCACCctga